CTCGGGCGTATCCGGTCGGCTTCGACGAATCCGGTGCGGCGGAGGTCGACGCGGCGCTGGAGAACCACCTGGCGTCACTGACCGAGCAGGGGACGTTCACCGTCGTCCTCAGCGCGAACAGCTCCGTCGTGGTCGACGGCTCGGTCCAACAGGGGGGAGAGCGGGTCGCGACGCGACTCGTCGACGTGCACAACCAGCGGGCGCTGACCACCGAAGAGTGGTCCGGAGAGACGACCGAACAGTACGCCACTCGGAACGCGACGTTCGTGTACACGAACTCGTCCGACGAGCCCTACGACGTCCTGCGGGAGACGTTCAACGCCTCGAAGTCCGCCGCGAGCGACGAACTCGCGACGGTCGTCTCCAGTACCTCGTACGATGCAGTGACGACGCACGAGAACGGGTCGGTGACCTACTCGGAGGCGAGCGTGCGCCCGGGTAGTCCGCTGGCGGGGGACGACGAGATCGTCGTCGAGACGTTCTCCTCGACGATGCACGTGACGGAGTCGGGGCAGATCAGTTCGCTCAGCCTCCACATCGTGCGGGCGCTGGACGGCGGCGAC
This region of Halomarina salina genomic DNA includes:
- a CDS encoding DUF7537 family lipoprotein, with translation MRRTIASVLVLVLLVTTAGCSSVTGSDSADATQTETTDGAEELAADQTETSDGDDERTAARTETTARAYPVGFDESGAAEVDAALENHLASLTEQGTFTVVLSANSSVVVDGSVQQGGERVATRLVDVHNQRALTTEEWSGETTEQYATRNATFVYTNSSDEPYDVLRETFNASKSAASDELATVVSSTSYDAVTTHENGSVTYSEASVRPGSPLAGDDEIVVETFSSTMHVTESGQISSLSLHIVRALDGGDYESELSFDITYRDVGSTTVEDPHWMDELRERL